One window of the Thermoplasmatales archaeon genome contains the following:
- a CDS encoding 3-isopropylmalate dehydratase small subunit, translated as MIIKGRVIKYGDNINTDVIYPGRYLEITDPKEMAKHAMEDLDKNFHEKLKNAKIIVAGKNFGCGSSREQAVTCLKYAGIEAIIAKSFARIFFRNAINEGIPALEFETDKIDERDEIEIDVENGKIRNLTKSETYDVKPLPKFLLSIIKEGGLIPYMKVRKNEI; from the coding sequence ATGATAATAAAGGGAAGGGTAATTAAGTATGGAGATAACATAAATACGGATGTAATTTATCCAGGGAGATATTTGGAGATAACTGACCCAAAAGAAATGGCAAAACATGCAATGGAGGATTTGGACAAAAATTTTCATGAAAAATTAAAAAATGCAAAAATAATTGTTGCGGGGAAAAATTTTGGGTGTGGCTCATCGCGGGAGCAGGCGGTGACGTGCTTGAAATATGCGGGAATTGAGGCGATAATAGCGAAATCCTTTGCAAGGATATTTTTCAGAAATGCTATAAATGAAGGAATTCCTGCTCTTGAATTTGAAACGGATAAAATTGATGAAAGGGATGAAATTGAAATAGATGTTGAAAATGGGAAAATAAGGAATTTAACAAAATCCGAAACTTATGATGTAAAACCATTGCCAAAATTTTTGCTTTCAATAATAAAAGAAGGAGGACTTATCCC